One bacterium genomic region harbors:
- a CDS encoding neutral/alkaline non-lysosomal ceramidase N-terminal domain-containing protein: protein MKVGTGKVDITPPVGVELAGYGPFLKRKSAGVHDNLFCRLIYLEKEKEKGIIAGCDLICFKNNLVKKIRRKISKKFGIEKNKILLAGIHTHSGPATGGHIGWGEEDEDYLSKLPELIVEAVRISKENLKEIKVGIGKIKIDGEKISYNRVKEDVGVNNEIKVMKFVEKETEKPIVLLVNYGAHAVVQGPNNTLISRDWPGKAVDIIREKTQFETIFFQGACGDINSKPAVSKNPEDGFKEIERIGKYFAEVVIEGVDKIETEETNFFRNRSFKVILPNVPISKSELKKVIEENEKILEEEKDERKRNMAKFQIEGAKVQLSLYEKKGSLYHTEIEIQLIEINKALLIAIPAELFVEFQRKIESAFPEKNVFVITYANGSIPYIPSRYDFQVKGYASTFVPRIFGVMPFREDVGDVLVDSIVKFVRE from the coding sequence ATGAAAGTCGGTACTGGAAAGGTTGATATTACTCCACCTGTTGGAGTTGAACTTGCTGGATATGGTCCTTTTCTTAAAAGAAAATCAGCAGGTGTACATGATAATCTTTTTTGTAGATTAATTTATCTTGAAAAGGAAAAGGAGAAAGGAATTATTGCTGGTTGTGACTTAATCTGTTTTAAGAATAATCTTGTAAAAAAAATAAGAAGAAAAATAAGCAAAAAATTTGGTATAGAAAAAAATAAAATTTTACTGGCAGGTATTCATACCCATTCAGGTCCAGCGACAGGTGGGCATATTGGGTGGGGAGAAGAAGATGAGGATTATCTTTCAAAACTCCCTGAATTAATTGTTGAGGCAGTGAGAATAAGTAAAGAGAATTTAAAAGAGATAAAAGTTGGAATTGGAAAAATAAAAATAGATGGAGAAAAAATAAGTTATAACAGGGTTAAAGAAGATGTAGGGGTTAATAATGAAATAAAAGTTATGAAATTTGTTGAAAAGGAAACTGAAAAACCGATTGTTCTTCTTGTAAACTATGGTGCTCATGCAGTTGTTCAGGGACCAAATAATACATTAATAAGCAGGGATTGGCCAGGAAAAGCAGTTGATATAATCAGAGAGAAAACACAATTTGAAACAATTTTCTTTCAGGGTGCGTGTGGAGATATAAACAGTAAACCAGCAGTAAGCAAAAATCCTGAAGACGGCTTTAAAGAAATTGAAAGAATTGGGAAATATTTTGCCGAGGTAGTTATTGAAGGAGTTGATAAAATTGAAACAGAAGAGACAAATTTTTTCAGAAATAGAAGTTTTAAAGTTATCCTTCCAAATGTTCCAATATCTAAAAGTGAGTTGAAAAAAGTTATAGAAGAAAATGAAAAAATATTAGAAGAAGAAAAAGATGAAAGAAAAAGAAATATGGCAAAATTTCAGATAGAAGGGGCAAAGGTTCAACTTTCTCTCTATGAAAAAAAAGGGAGCCTTTATCACACAGAAATAGAAATTCAACTAATTGAAATAAACAAGGCACTTTTAATTGCAATACCCGCAGAACTTTTTGTTGAATTCCAGAGAAAGATTGAAAGTGCATTTCCTGAAAAAAATGTTTTTGTAATAACCTATGCAAATGGAAGCATTCCCTACATTCCTTCAAGATATGATTTTCAGGTTAAAGGATATGCTTCAACTTTTGTTCCAAGGATTTTTGGAGTTATGCCATTCAGAGAAGATGTAGGAGATGTTCTTGTTGATAGTATAGTTAAGTTTGTGAGAGAATAA
- a CDS encoding DegT/DnrJ/EryC1/StrS family aminotransferase, producing the protein MKIENEELKGIIDLWDLKKEIKKEIFKLLDENPALSPAHLFRYYVPEGKKDKVGQFEKEFAEKFGSKYALAVNSGTSALIASLIACGIGPGDEVIIPGYTFFATCSAVLVAKAIPVIAEIDETLTIDPDDIEKKITKYTKAIMPVHMRGLPSNMEKIMKMAKKYNLKVIEDCAQADGGSYKGKHLGTFGDAGCFSFDFYKIINTGEGGMVVTDDEKIYIRAQSWHDTAACWRPNRYARERIPGELFYGENYRMGQINAAIGLAQLKKLDSYLKKMRKNKKMLIESIGEVKRVKYAPVNDPEGECATNLVFLTERAEEAKKLMENLKKEKVPAGGIYDKDIRDWHIYKYWEHIIEKKTPTEEGCPFTCSYYKGKLPSYSEDMCPNTLDILSRVLIIGISENWKYKDIKEIAKKIKKYIN; encoded by the coding sequence ATGAAAATAGAAAATGAAGAATTAAAGGGAATAATTGATTTGTGGGATTTGAAAAAAGAGATAAAAAAGGAAATTTTTAAACTGCTTGATGAAAACCCTGCACTTTCACCTGCACATCTTTTCAGATATTATGTACCGGAAGGAAAAAAAGACAAAGTTGGACAATTTGAAAAAGAGTTTGCAGAAAAATTTGGGAGTAAATATGCTCTGGCTGTTAATTCCGGAACGAGTGCTTTAATTGCTTCTTTGATTGCCTGCGGAATTGGACCTGGTGATGAAGTTATTATACCGGGGTATACATTTTTTGCCACCTGTTCAGCAGTACTTGTAGCAAAAGCAATTCCTGTTATTGCTGAAATAGATGAAACATTAACAATAGACCCTGATGACATAGAAAAGAAAATAACAAAGTATACAAAAGCGATTATGCCTGTTCATATGAGGGGACTTCCTTCAAATATGGAGAAAATTATGAAGATGGCAAAGAAATACAACTTAAAGGTAATAGAGGACTGTGCACAGGCAGATGGTGGAAGTTATAAAGGAAAACATCTTGGAACTTTTGGAGATGCAGGATGTTTTTCATTTGACTTTTATAAGATAATAAATACAGGAGAGGGAGGAATGGTTGTAACAGATGATGAGAAAATCTATATAAGGGCTCAATCATGGCACGATACTGCTGCCTGCTGGAGACCGAATAGATATGCAAGAGAAAGGATACCTGGAGAACTTTTTTATGGAGAAAATTACAGGATGGGTCAGATTAATGCTGCTATTGGTCTGGCTCAATTGAAGAAACTTGATAGTTATTTGAAAAAAATGAGAAAAAATAAGAAAATGCTTATTGAATCTATAGGTGAAGTGAAAAGAGTTAAATATGCTCCAGTAAATGACCCTGAAGGTGAATGTGCTACTAATCTTGTATTTTTAACCGAAAGGGCAGAAGAGGCAAAAAAACTTATGGAAAATTTAAAGAAAGAAAAAGTTCCTGCTGGTGGAATATATGATAAAGATATAAGGGACTGGCATATATACAAATACTGGGAACACATAATTGAAAAGAAAACACCAACAGAAGAAGGATGTCCATTTACATGTTCTTATTATAAAGGGAAATTACCTTCATATTCAGAAGATATGTGTCCGAATACACTTGATATTTTAAGCAGAGTTTTAATCATAGGAATTAGTGAAAACTGGAAATATAAAGATATAAAAGAGATAGCAAAAAAGATTAAAAAATACATAAATTAA
- a CDS encoding GNAT family N-acetyltransferase has product MKQLRMVLPKSKNFERIEIPDGYEIRNFERGDEEEYISLLSNNELGEWNLEKLQKTILDNTLSPEGIFFCVYSNKIIGTACGLDKGFYNNRKIAELGWVCVDKNHRGKGLGYFLCFYVIQFLRKRKYEIIYLLTDPFRIGAIKTYFKLGFVPVIESEEDFSRWDEVSKNLNLKIDYFLKSMDLFKFEKIG; this is encoded by the coding sequence ATGAAACAGTTAAGAATGGTTTTGCCTAAATCAAAAAATTTTGAAAGAATAGAAATTCCAGATGGATATGAAATAAGAAATTTTGAAAGAGGAGATGAAGAGGAATATATTTCTCTTTTAAGCAATAATGAACTCGGTGAATGGAATCTGGAAAAACTTCAAAAAACAATACTTGATAATACTCTCTCTCCTGAAGGTATTTTTTTCTGTGTCTATAGTAACAAAATAATTGGAACTGCCTGTGGTCTTGATAAGGGATTTTATAATAACAGAAAAATAGCAGAACTTGGATGGGTATGTGTTGATAAAAATCATAGAGGAAAAGGACTTGGTTATTTTTTATGCTTTTATGTAATTCAATTTTTGAGAAAAAGAAAATATGAAATTATATATCTTCTGACAGACCCATTTAGAATTGGTGCAATAAAAACATATTTTAAACTTGGTTTTGTCCCTGTTATTGAATCTGAAGAGGATTTTTCAAGATGGGATGAGGTTTCAAAAAATTTAAATTTAAAAATAGATTATTTTTTAAAAAGTATGGATTTATTTAAATTTGAAAAAATAGGATAA
- a CDS encoding Gfo/Idh/MocA family oxidoreductase codes for MKKLKVGIFGIKRGSSFANLFSINPNTEVVAICDYDELFLRNFLKDKEGITGYSGYDKFLEHDLDIVVVCNYCTEHAPAAIKALDSGRHVLSEVIACKTLAEGVDLCRAVERSKKVYMFGENYCFFPYIQEMERLYKEGVIGEYLYGECEYVHDCRGIWHIITGGKEHWRNWLPSTYYCTHSLGPIIKITKTRPLKVVGFVVPNKLSREVGRIGDDWGLFVCIMDNCALTRVIAWSTGPHDSIWYRVHGTKGAMENNRWKDTGVLNLHTVELTETLDIKEEKRSYIPEFIKYKEEAKKAGHGGSDFFVVWSFVDSIIKDEPPPIDIYTAMDMTLPGILAYRSACSGSIPLEVPDFRKEEERKKYENDRWSPDPKDRNIPGQPYTSILGEIKIHDEIYRKVDEKRRKYLMDIEEKIKK; via the coding sequence ATGAAAAAACTTAAAGTCGGGATTTTTGGAATAAAAAGAGGTTCTTCCTTTGCTAATCTTTTTAGTATAAATCCGAATACAGAAGTTGTTGCTATATGTGATTATGATGAATTATTTCTCAGAAATTTCTTAAAGGATAAAGAAGGAATAACCGGTTACAGTGGTTATGATAAATTTCTTGAGCATGACCTTGATATAGTCGTTGTTTGTAATTATTGTACAGAACATGCACCAGCAGCAATAAAAGCATTAGATTCAGGTCGTCATGTTTTATCAGAGGTAATTGCTTGTAAAACTCTGGCAGAAGGGGTTGATTTGTGTCGTGCAGTTGAGAGGTCAAAAAAAGTATATATGTTTGGAGAAAATTACTGTTTTTTTCCTTATATTCAGGAAATGGAAAGATTGTATAAAGAAGGAGTTATTGGAGAGTATCTTTATGGAGAATGTGAATATGTTCATGATTGTAGAGGTATATGGCATATCATAACAGGTGGAAAAGAACACTGGAGAAACTGGCTTCCTTCAACATATTACTGCACTCATTCTCTTGGACCTATAATAAAGATAACAAAAACAAGACCTTTGAAAGTGGTTGGTTTTGTTGTTCCAAATAAACTTTCAAGAGAAGTTGGAAGAATTGGAGATGACTGGGGTTTATTTGTATGTATAATGGATAATTGTGCTTTAACCAGAGTTATTGCATGGTCAACAGGTCCTCATGATTCAATATGGTATAGAGTTCATGGAACAAAAGGAGCAATGGAAAATAATAGATGGAAGGATACAGGAGTTTTAAATCTTCATACAGTAGAATTAACTGAAACCCTTGATATAAAAGAGGAGAAGAGAAGTTATATTCCTGAATTTATAAAGTATAAAGAAGAAGCAAAAAAAGCAGGACATGGTGGAAGTGATTTTTTTGTTGTATGGAGTTTTGTTGATTCAATAATAAAGGATGAACCACCACCCATAGATATTTATACCGCTATGGATATGACCTTGCCTGGAATTCTTGCATATCGTTCTGCCTGTTCCGGGAGTATCCCTCTTGAAGTTCCTGATTTCAGGAAAGAAGAGGAAAGGAAAAAATATGAAAATGATAGATGGTCACCAGACCCAAAAGATAGAAATATCCCAGGTCAACCCTATACTTCAATACTCGGTGAGATTAAAATTCATGATGAAATTTATAGAAAGGTGGATGAAAAAAGAAGAAAATATTTGATGGATATTGAGGAAAAAATTAAAAAATGA
- a CDS encoding MFS transporter has protein sequence MNKEREIIKGLRWSVAAGAFNSIFCLLTVFGSIFLLFLSELSIPKYKIGILLSFLPFFGIIAPFLSSYVDYFGSKRTFLICFGIRKFVIVSLLLLPLIIEKYGIKTGINFVTFVILLFAFLRAFGETGYYAWTKEFIPDELRGKYTAIFNIIFNLTGILAVSFGSYIVGKGEGIEKYLFLIGIAFIFGILSVYFMSFVPFGEPKREKPDINLKKILIPLQDKNFLYFLFACGIALFGSSLMSFVPIFLKEKLNFIPRTIIFLDNASILGSILMGFIWGYLGDRFGGRPVVILSLCLYILVPFFWLVLPRDIPSIFNFAFLLYFLSGGTLLGRSVGDSRFLYAGILTNVNVIYYTSIYYAWIGIFQGFSPVFAGYILEKFKNLGILIFNRTFDIYNIIFLINLLCQISAIIIYRKVKPDKDVKTRELFLKMRRRFFDLYKY, from the coding sequence ATGAATAAAGAAAGGGAAATAATAAAAGGTTTAAGATGGAGTGTGGCTGCAGGTGCTTTTAATTCAATATTCTGCCTTTTGACTGTTTTTGGTTCTATTTTTCTACTTTTTCTATCAGAACTCAGTATTCCAAAATATAAAATAGGGATTTTACTTTCTTTTCTGCCATTTTTCGGAATTATTGCTCCATTTTTAAGCAGTTATGTTGATTATTTTGGCAGTAAAAGAACTTTTCTTATATGTTTTGGAATCAGGAAATTTGTTATAGTTTCTTTACTTTTACTTCCACTCATTATTGAAAAATATGGGATTAAAACCGGTATAAATTTTGTCACTTTTGTTATTTTGTTATTTGCATTTCTTCGCGCATTTGGAGAAACCGGTTATTATGCATGGACTAAAGAGTTTATTCCTGATGAATTAAGAGGAAAATATACAGCAATTTTTAATATTATATTTAATTTAACAGGAATACTGGCTGTTTCTTTTGGAAGTTATATAGTAGGAAAAGGAGAAGGAATAGAGAAATATCTTTTTTTGATAGGGATTGCTTTTATTTTTGGAATTTTAAGTGTTTATTTTATGAGTTTTGTTCCTTTTGGAGAACCAAAAAGAGAAAAACCTGATATAAATTTAAAAAAAATACTTATACCATTGCAGGATAAAAATTTTCTTTACTTTCTTTTTGCCTGTGGGATTGCTCTTTTTGGAAGTTCTCTTATGAGTTTTGTACCTATATTTCTCAAAGAAAAACTCAATTTTATACCAAGAACTATTATTTTTCTTGATAATGCGTCAATTTTGGGTTCTATATTGATGGGTTTTATATGGGGTTATCTTGGAGATAGATTTGGGGGAAGACCTGTTGTAATTTTGAGTTTATGTCTGTATATACTTGTTCCTTTTTTCTGGTTAGTTTTACCAAGAGATATACCTTCAATTTTTAATTTTGCATTTTTATTATACTTTCTTTCAGGGGGTACTCTTCTCGGTAGGTCTGTTGGTGATTCAAGGTTTTTATATGCAGGAATTCTTACCAATGTAAATGTTATTTATTATACATCAATATATTATGCATGGATTGGCATTTTTCAGGGATTTTCACCTGTTTTTGCAGGTTATATTCTTGAAAAATTTAAAAACTTGGGAATTCTTATTTTTAATAGAACTTTTGATATTTACAACATAATTTTTTTAATAAATTTGTTATGCCAGATTTCAGCAATTATAATATACAGAAAGGTAAAACCTGATAAGGATGTAAAGACAAGGGAATTATTTTTGAAAATGAGAAGAAGATTTTTTGACCTTTATAAATACTGA
- a CDS encoding uroporphyrinogen decarboxylase family protein, which produces MSEKKYNERFDRYITAMRNEMPDRIPIRPFVAEFTAKYAGYTCQEVTHDYRKAFEAVIKCGRDFDWDAMVPNMVYVWTGLTQALGLKYYAIPGIDIPSDTGFQYIEPPEENAYMKPDEYDRLIDDPTEFLFNVWLPRISKDIGENNSYRGKLALVKGAMAIFQYFNDLGAQVKRMKEEISMPSAISGILKAPLDIIADKLRGYIGLVMDLHTQPDKVLKACEVLAPHLAKIAIMTGDPEKKLPVAFWMHRGCVPFINMEQFKSIYWPTLKPIIEELWRNGYQTLFYAEGNWDAHLDSFSELPEKSIIYHVDRGDIFKVHKKIGNKFCISGGIPNALLAVGSEKEVRDYCKKIIDNVASEGGYIMDASAIIQNDAKIENIRVMTDFTREYGVYSQGHSRNYEEKKETYVPESKLKELKIRPGVCIPWEEKIKEIKNIKGDEDLIKKVWEEIDTFGYIFIWQILLSF; this is translated from the coding sequence ACCAATAAGACCTTTTGTTGCGGAATTTACTGCAAAGTATGCTGGATATACATGTCAGGAAGTAACACATGATTACAGAAAGGCATTTGAAGCAGTTATAAAATGTGGAAGGGACTTTGACTGGGATGCTATGGTTCCTAATATGGTGTATGTCTGGACAGGTTTGACTCAGGCACTCGGTTTAAAATATTATGCAATACCGGGTATAGATATTCCTTCTGATACCGGTTTTCAGTATATAGAACCACCTGAAGAAAATGCATATATGAAACCAGATGAATATGACAGATTGATAGATGACCCGACAGAATTTTTATTTAATGTATGGCTTCCAAGAATTTCTAAAGATATTGGAGAAAATAATTCTTACAGGGGAAAACTTGCTCTTGTTAAAGGTGCTATGGCGATATTTCAGTACTTTAATGACCTTGGAGCACAGGTTAAGAGAATGAAAGAAGAAATTTCTATGCCTTCTGCAATAAGCGGTATTTTAAAAGCACCTCTTGATATAATTGCAGATAAGTTAAGGGGATATATAGGACTTGTTATGGATTTACACACACAACCTGATAAAGTTTTAAAAGCATGTGAAGTTCTTGCTCCACATCTTGCAAAAATAGCAATTATGACTGGTGATCCTGAAAAAAAACTACCGGTTGCTTTCTGGATGCACAGGGGATGTGTTCCTTTCATAAATATGGAGCAGTTTAAGTCAATTTACTGGCCAACTTTAAAACCAATAATAGAAGAACTTTGGAGAAATGGATACCAGACACTTTTTTATGCTGAAGGAAACTGGGATGCACATCTTGATAGTTTTTCTGAACTTCCTGAAAAAAGCATAATTTACCATGTTGATAGAGGTGATATTTTCAAGGTCCACAAAAAAATCGGGAATAAATTCTGTATTAGCGGAGGGATACCAAATGCTTTACTTGCAGTTGGTTCTGAAAAAGAGGTGAGGGATTACTGTAAAAAAATAATTGATAATGTTGCTTCTGAAGGTGGATACATTATGGATGCATCAGCAATAATTCAGAATGACGCAAAAATAGAGAATATAAGAGTTATGACTGATTTCACAAGAGAATATGGAGTTTATTCACAGGGGCACAGTAGAAATTATGAAGAGAAAAAAGAAACTTATGTGCCTGAAAGTAAACTGAAAGAATTGAAGATTAGACCAGGAGTATGTATTCCTTGGGAAGAAAAAATAAAGGAAATAAAGAATATAAAAGGGGATGAAGATTTAATAAAAAAGGTATGGGAAGAAATTGATACTTTTGGTTATATCTTTATATGGCAGATTCTTCTTTCTTTTTGA